The Streptomyces sp. NBC_01268 genome window below encodes:
- a CDS encoding ECF transporter S component, whose product MSARPIRLGVRSVVALVLVSVVGLIAVGWPLFADPGSALTDHAADAPWFFALLLPLLIAVVVATIADCGMDAKAVAMLGVLAAVGAALRPLGAGTAGLEPMFFLMVLSGRVLGPGFGFVLGAVTMFASALLTGGVGPWMPTQMLAMGWFAMGAGLLPGRVRGRGELLMLSGYGFLAAFAYGTVTNLYGWVTVGGLGQGISFQPGAPVHENLVRFLAYVVATSLGWDLGRAVLTVVLTLAVGGTLLKALRRATRRANFEAQVTFEAPERALAGEAPHRTHVTYDGK is encoded by the coding sequence GTGAGCGCGCGGCCGATCCGGCTGGGCGTCCGTTCGGTCGTCGCCCTGGTCCTGGTCTCCGTCGTCGGGCTGATCGCGGTCGGCTGGCCGCTCTTCGCCGACCCGGGCTCGGCGCTGACCGACCACGCCGCCGACGCCCCCTGGTTCTTCGCCCTGCTGCTCCCCCTCCTCATCGCGGTGGTCGTGGCGACGATCGCGGACTGCGGGATGGACGCGAAGGCGGTGGCGATGCTGGGGGTGCTGGCCGCCGTGGGGGCGGCGCTGCGCCCGCTGGGGGCGGGGACGGCCGGCCTGGAGCCGATGTTCTTCCTGATGGTGCTGAGCGGCCGGGTCCTGGGACCGGGCTTCGGCTTCGTGCTGGGCGCGGTCACGATGTTCGCGTCGGCCCTGCTCACGGGGGGCGTGGGGCCGTGGATGCCGACGCAGATGCTGGCGATGGGCTGGTTCGCGATGGGCGCGGGCCTGCTGCCGGGGAGGGTGCGGGGCCGGGGCGAGCTGCTGATGCTCTCCGGCTACGGCTTCCTGGCGGCGTTCGCGTACGGCACGGTCACCAATCTCTACGGCTGGGTGACGGTCGGCGGCCTGGGGCAGGGGATCTCCTTCCAGCCGGGGGCGCCGGTGCACGAGAACCTGGTCCGGTTCCTGGCGTACGTGGTCGCGACCTCCCTCGGCTGGGACCTCGGGCGGGCCGTCCTCACGGTGGTGCTGACCCTGGCCGTCGGCGGCACCCTCCTGAAGGCGCTCCGGCGGGCCACGCGGCGCGCGAACTTC